One Magnolia sinica isolate HGM2019 unplaced genomic scaffold, MsV1 ctg349, whole genome shotgun sequence DNA window includes the following coding sequences:
- the LOC131236274 gene encoding uncharacterized acetyltransferase At3g50280-like — MSTVPAFSPTLISKSTVFPTQNSTLPNLRLSVSDLPMLSCQYIQKGVLLTRPSLTSDALISILRRGLSETLSHFPPLAGRLTTDPAGHIHISCNDAGVDFVHANAGNLTLFDVLSPVHVPDSVKGFFSFSFDGVVSYDGHFRPLLAVQVTELADSVFIGCAVNHAVIDGTSFWNFFNAFAEVCRGARSISRLPDFRRNFFSESTAVLRFPDGVPTAKFSGDGPLRERMFHFSREAILDLKSQANGRKQLGDNGVHVAEMMRKESHDDPRISNGKITSVLQCLPQSSLWKHQDPQAVVDRTAEISSFQALCAELWRSITRARKLPAAADTTFRMAVNCRHRIEPRVNALYFGNAIQSIPTVTSVGEVLSQDLKWCAGLLNKSIAAHGDANVRRVVEDWERDPKCFPLGNFEGASITMGSSARFPMYDNDFGWGPPVAVRSGRANKFDGKISAFPGREGGGSVELEVCLKPETICALEADTEFMQYVTRTGVGNGHVRR; from the exons ATGTCCACTGTCCCAGCTTTCTCTCCGACGCTAATCTCCAAATCCACCGTCTTTCCCACCCAAAACTCTACCCTCCCAAACCTCAGACTCTCAGTCTCAGATCTTCCAATGCTCTCCTGCCAATACATCCAGAAAGGCGTTTTACTCACCCGCCCTTCCTTAACGTCTGACGCCCTCATCTCTATCCTCAGACGCGGCCTTTCCGAAACCCTCTCCCACTTCCCTCCCCTCGCAGGCCGTCTGACAACCGATCCCGCCGGCCACATCCACATCTCCTGCAACGACGCCGGCGTCGACTTCGTCCACGCCAATGCCGGAAACCTGACGCTCTTCGACGTCCTGTCCCCCGTTCACGTTCCGGATTCCGTCAAGGGGTTTTTCTCCTTCTCGTTTGACGGCGTCGTCAGTTATGACGGCCATTTCCGCCCGTTGCTCGCCGTCCAGGTGACAGAGCTGGCTGACAGTGTCTTCATCGGCTGCGCCGTTAATCACGCCGTCATTGACGGGACGTCGTTCTGGAACTTCTTCAATGCGTTCGCCGAGGTCTGCCGGGGCGCGAGGTCGATCTCGAGGCTGCCAGATTTCCGCCGAAACTTCTTCAGCGAGTCGACGGCAGTGCTGAGATTCCCTGACGGAGTCCCGACAGCGAAGTTCTCCGGCGACGGGCCGTTGCGGGAACGGATGTTCCATTTCAGCAGGGAGGCGATCCTCGACCTGAAGTCGCAAGCTAACGGACGGAAACAGCTGGGCGATAACGGCGTCCACGTGGCGGAGATGATGCGGAAGGAAAGCCACGACGATCCACGGATCAGTAACGGAAAGATAACGTCCGTCTTGCAATGCCTTCCGCAAAGCAGCCTCTGGAAACATCAAGATCCACAGGCCGTGGTGGATCGAACGGCAGAGATCTCGTCCTTCCAAGCGCTCTGCGCGGAGCTGTGGCGATCCATCACGCGTGCGAGGAAGCTACCCGCAGCTGCCGATACCACGTTCCGGATGGCGGTGAACTGTCGCCACAGGATCGAGCCACGTGTCAACGCTCTGTACTTCGGAAACGCGATCCAGAGTATCCCAACCGTCACTTCCGTGGGGGAGGTCCTGTCTCAGGACTTGAAGTGGTGCGCAGGCCTTTTAAATAAGAGCATTGCGGCGCACGGGGACGCTAATGTGCGCCGGGTGGTGGAGGATTGGGAGAGGGACCCGAAGTGCTTCCCGCTAGGGAACTTCGAGGGGGCGTCCATCACGATGGGGAGCTCGGCCCGATTTCCTATGTACGATAACGAtttcgggtggggcccacccgtaGCGGTACGTAGCGGGCGGGCGAATAAGTTCGATGGGAAGATATCGGCGTTTCCGGGTCGTGAAGGGGGTGGGAGCGTGGAGCTCGAGGTTTGCCTGAAGCCCGAAACGATATGCGCGCTTGAGGCCGATACGGAGTTCATGCAGTACGTTACAAGGACAGGCGTAGGTAACGGTCACGTCCGGAG GTGA
- the LOC131236277 gene encoding josephin-like protein, which translates to MMEEKYEKKAIYHEKQRLQFCLLHALNNLLQDKDSFTRAYLDAIANKLIVIDPNKESWTLLSVIFKPHHNTLTGNYDVNVLIAALEGKGKKVVWHDRRTAASSIDLGQSDETLMGIVLNVPVRKYGGLWKGRHWIALRRIEGVWYDLDSDLAAPKPFQREEEVKAFLDDVIGQGGEVLIVLHGEQ; encoded by the exons ATGATGGAGGAGAAATACGAGAAGAAGGCAATATATCACGAGAAGCAGAGATTACAGTTCTGCCTCTTGCATGCCCTCAACAACCTTCTCCAG GACAAGGACTCATTcactcgagcatacttggatgcCATTGCCAACAAACTCATTGTTATTGACCCAAACAAGGAAAGCTGGACTCTGCTCTCTGTGATCTTCAAGCCCCACCATAACACCCTGACAGGAAACTACGACGTAAATGTACTGATTGCGGCACTGGAGGGGAAAGGGAAAAAGGTGGTTTGGCACGATCGTCGTACTGCAGCTTCATCAATTGACCTCGGCCAATCTGATGAAACGTTAATGGGTATTGTTCTCAATGTCCCAGTCAGAAAATATGGCGGGCTTTGGAAAGGCAGGCATTGGATTGCACTGAGGAGGATTGAAGGGGTCTGGTATGACTTGGACAGTGATCTCGCTGCACCCAAACCATTCCAACGTGAAGAAGAAGTAAAAGCATTCTTGGATGATGTTATCGGTCAAGGTGGGGAGGTGTTGATTGTCCTGCATGGCGAACAGTAG
- the LOC131236276 gene encoding uncharacterized protein LOC131236276, with translation MAFMRKLKRGYLNNSIALVCVIVSASCLLVLLVSMLRLPEISLERGRIRSPRLLKFGKRLEEEERLGKLAEVVFGMLPDDLAFTIFIPSEEAFERDVKLWANDSLVEQKANDTFAILSRLLAFSTVPQHLPFFEIPLDREISLDSISGFRLYALRTSDGTLVVNNIQSEWVDLRKGKIIVHVMSGVIMDAEFEQSFRPDYDDED, from the coding sequence ATGGCCTTCATGAGGAAGTTGAAAAGGGGCTACTTGAACAATTCAATTGCATTGGTATGCGTCATTGTATCTGCTTCATGCCTGCTGGTTTTACTTGTTTCGATGCTTAGACTACCTGAAATATCATTAGAGAGGGGCAGAATCCGTTCCCCAAGGTTGTTGAAATTTGGGAAGAGACTAGAGGAGGAAGAGAGACTCGGGAAGCTCGCGGAGGTGGTGTTTGGGATGTTACCAGACGATCTTGCTTTCACTATCTTCATCCCATCGGAGGAAGCTTTCGAACGTGATGTGAAACTATGGGCCAATGACAGCCTGGTGGAACAGAAAGCAAATGATACATTTGCTATTCTCTCTCGTTTATTGGCGTTCTCGACAGTTCCTCAGCACTTGCCCTTTTTTGAAATACCCTTGGATAGGGAGATCTCTCTGGATTCTATATCTGGATTCAGGTTATATGCTTTGAGGACTTCGGATGGCACCCTTGTCGTTAACAACATCCAATCAGAATGGGTTGATCTCAGAAAAGGGAAGATCATCGTACATGTAATGAGCGGGGTGATCATGGATGCTGAATTCGAGCAATCGTTTCGACCTGATTATGATGATGAAGATTAA